One segment of Vulpes lagopus strain Blue_001 chromosome 8, ASM1834538v1, whole genome shotgun sequence DNA contains the following:
- the LOC121496655 gene encoding WD repeat-containing protein 61-like: MINQYSILFKQEQAHDDAIWSVAWGTNKKENSETVVMGSLDDLVKVWKWCDERLNLQWSLEGHQLGRVSVDISHMLPIAVSSSLDAHIRPWTLDNGKQIKSKDAVDAWTLAFSPDSQYLATGTHVGKVNIFGVESGKKEYSLDTRGKFILSIAYSPDGKYLASGAIDGIINIFDIATGRLLHTLEGRAMPICSLTFSPGSQLLVTASDDGYIKVSDVQHANLAGTLSGHASWVLNVVFCPDDTHIVSSSSDKSVKVWDVGTRTCVHTFFDHQDQVWGVKYNGNRSKIVSVGDDQEIHVYDCPV; encoded by the exons ATGATCAACCAGTACAGTATTCTTTTCAAACAAGAACAAGCCCATGATGATGCCATTTGGTCAGTTGCCTGGGggacaaacaagaaagaaaactctgagaCGGTGGTTATGGGGTCCCTGGATGACCTGGTGAAGGTCTGGAAGTGGTGTGATGAGAGGCTGAACCTACAGTGGAGTCTAGAGGGACATCAACTGGGCAGGGTGTCTGTGGACATCAGCCACATGCTGCCCATCGCTGTGTCCAGTTCTCTTGACGCTCATATTCGTCCCTGGACTT TAGATAACGGCAAACAGATAAAATCTAAAGATGCAGTGGATGCCTGGACTTTGGCCTTTTCTCCTGATTCCCAGTATCTGGCCACAGGAACTCATGTGGGGAAAGTGAACATTTTTGGTGTGGAAAGTGGGAAAAAGGAATATTCTCTGGACACGAGAGGAAAATTCATTCTTAGTATTGCATATAGCCCTGATGGGAAGTATCTGGCCAGTGGAGCCATAGATGGGATCATCAATATTTTTGATATTGCAACTGGAAGACTTCTGCACACGCTGGAAGGCCGTGCTATGCCTATCTGTTCCCTGACATTCTCCCCAGGTTCTCAGCTCCTGGTCACTGCATCAGATGATGGCTACATCAAGGTCTCTGATGTACAACATGCCAATTTGGCTGGCACGCTGAGTGGCCATGCATCATGGGTGTTGAATGTTGTGTTTTGTCCTGACGACACTCACATTGTGTCCAGTTCATCTGATAAAAGTGTGAAAGTTTGGGATGTTGGAACAAGAACCTGTGTTCACACCTTCTTCGATCACCAGGATCAGGTCTGGGGAGTAAAATACAATGGAAATCGCTCAAAGATTGTGTCCGTGGGTGATGACCAGGAAATCCATGTCTATGATTGCCCCGTGTAA